The following proteins come from a genomic window of Halorussus halophilus:
- a CDS encoding alpha/beta fold hydrolase, with the protein MQLVSSQDNTEIAYGRDGDGPPVVLVHGGSATRHSWDALTPPLADDYELVALDRRGRGDSGDGEEYSLEREVADVRAVIDALDDDPILFGHSFGALVALEVARTTTVERLVLYEPALLTGSHREGAVLADRMQERLDAGERREAVELFFREAAGIENLEPLPVGRVAEIAETIVRENRVVERYELDADLEISVPTLLLTGENGPEHLRDGVRTLHERLAQSRLVELSEAGHVGISTAPEQVAQEFRAFADED; encoded by the coding sequence ATGCAGTTAGTATCCTCGCAAGATAATACAGAAATTGCCTACGGACGAGATGGAGACGGGCCGCCGGTCGTCCTCGTCCACGGTGGCTCTGCGACTCGCCACAGTTGGGACGCACTGACCCCGCCCCTCGCCGACGACTACGAACTGGTCGCCCTCGACCGACGCGGGCGCGGCGACAGCGGTGATGGGGAAGAGTACAGCCTCGAACGTGAGGTGGCCGACGTTCGCGCAGTTATCGACGCACTCGACGACGACCCCATTCTGTTCGGCCACTCGTTCGGCGCGCTGGTCGCGCTCGAAGTTGCGCGAACGACCACAGTCGAGCGATTGGTGCTGTACGAACCCGCGTTGTTAACTGGTTCTCATCGAGAGGGTGCAGTCCTCGCCGACCGGATGCAGGAGCGCCTCGACGCCGGTGAACGGCGCGAAGCCGTCGAACTGTTCTTCCGCGAGGCCGCCGGAATCGAGAACCTCGAACCGTTGCCGGTCGGTCGCGTCGCCGAAATCGCCGAGACCATCGTCCGCGAGAACCGCGTGGTCGAACGGTACGAACTCGACGCCGACCTCGAAATTTCGGTTCCGACGCTCCTTCTCACGGGCGAGAACGGCCCGGAACATCTCCGCGATGGAGTTCGTACACTTCACGAACGACTGGCCCAGAGCCGACTGGTCGAACTATCCGAGGCAGGTCACGTCGGCATTTCGACGGCACCCGAACAGGTCGCACAGGAATTCCGAGCGTTCGCCGACGAAGACTGA
- a CDS encoding ATP-binding protein: MGDDQTITVTDDGFTLPVVEVLTGRGFITGKSGSGKSNTASVVAEELLEQNVPLLVIDTDGEYYGLKEAYEMLHVGGDDACDVRVGVEHADGLAELALEENVPVILDVSGYADHDEVEAVIDAVVGALFRREKSARKPFLLFVEEMHEFVPESGGLGDVGETLVRVAKRGRKRGLGLCGMSQRPAAVDKDFITQCDWIAWHRLTWENDTKVVGRILGTDAESTVQELGDGEALLMTDWDESVQRVQFRRKRTFDAGATPGLDDFDRPDLQTVSEDVVAALETVETDADPASADADVAELREQLREKEERIEELETEVERLRGEETDDSGGGGKTSNRTVAGEQSDTPLSEFGHLVVHLLGWVGRRCRAAGRWAVERSSAATQWFVDVVSGTRADDTETDETDNQAQHDRLLAVVLLAVTLLVVLISTALLGLALLP; encoded by the coding sequence ATGGGCGACGACCAGACGATTACCGTCACGGACGACGGGTTCACGCTCCCGGTAGTCGAGGTGTTGACCGGCCGGGGATTCATCACCGGGAAGTCCGGGTCCGGGAAGTCCAACACCGCGAGCGTCGTCGCCGAAGAACTGCTCGAACAGAACGTCCCGCTGCTCGTCATCGACACCGACGGGGAGTACTACGGCCTGAAGGAAGCGTACGAGATGCTCCACGTCGGCGGCGACGACGCCTGCGACGTGCGGGTTGGCGTCGAACACGCCGACGGACTCGCCGAACTCGCACTGGAAGAGAACGTCCCCGTCATCCTCGACGTGTCGGGGTACGCCGACCACGACGAGGTCGAAGCGGTTATCGACGCCGTGGTCGGCGCGCTGTTCCGCCGCGAGAAGAGCGCCAGAAAGCCGTTCCTGCTGTTCGTCGAGGAGATGCACGAGTTCGTCCCCGAGTCGGGGGGTCTCGGCGACGTGGGCGAGACGCTGGTCCGGGTCGCCAAGCGCGGCCGCAAGCGCGGACTCGGCCTCTGTGGAATGTCTCAGCGACCCGCCGCCGTGGACAAGGACTTCATCACCCAGTGCGACTGGATTGCCTGGCACCGCCTGACGTGGGAGAACGACACCAAAGTCGTCGGCCGGATTCTCGGGACCGACGCCGAATCGACCGTCCAAGAACTCGGCGACGGCGAAGCGCTGCTGATGACCGACTGGGACGAGTCGGTCCAACGGGTGCAGTTCCGCCGCAAGCGGACCTTCGACGCGGGCGCGACGCCGGGACTAGACGACTTCGACCGGCCGGACCTCCAGACGGTGAGCGAGGACGTAGTCGCCGCGCTCGAAACGGTCGAGACGGACGCCGACCCGGCCAGCGCGGACGCAGACGTTGCAGAACTACGCGAACAGCTTCGAGAGAAAGAAGAGCGAATCGAAGAACTCGAAACGGAAGTCGAGCGACTTCGAGGAGAGGAGACGGATGATAGCGGGGGCGGTGGCAAAACCAGCAACAGGACGGTTGCCGGTGAACAGTCCGACACCCCGCTCTCGGAGTTCGGCCATCTCGTCGTCCACCTCCTCGGATGGGTCGGTCGGCGGTGTAGGGCGGCAGGAAGGTGGGCAGTAGAGCGTAGTTCGGCGGCCACGCAGTGGTTCGTCGATGTCGTCAGTGGCACCCGCGCCGACGACACCGAAACCGACGAGACGGACAACCAAGCCCAACACGACCGACTGCTCGCGGTGGTGCTTCTCGCGGTCACGCTGCTCGTCGTGCTGATTTCGACGGCGTTGCTCGGACTGGCGCTGCTGCCCTGA
- the aglM gene encoding UDP-glucose 6-dehydrogenase AglM encodes MNISIIGSGYVGTTVAACLADLGHDVTNVDIDADIVETINAGDSPIDEPQLDGLIDEHSGERLRATTDYDAILDTELTFLTLTTPSNPDGSLDTSIIDAATEQLGETLAAKDGHHSVVVKSTVVPGTTREQLIPILERTSGGVVGDELHVATNPEFLREGSAVSDFLDPDRVVVGTSDDRIRDQLREVYSPLDGVPGEKLFETDVSTAAMIKYTNNSFLASKVSLINDIGNVCKEFGIDTYEVADALKLDDRISERFLRSGLGWGGSCFPKDVAAITHAATERGYQPAMLEAAVEVNDRQPRRLLSLMDRHVRVEGKPVAVLGLSFKPDTDDTRGSRAIPVIDGLQERGANVVAYDPAATENMREHFPDIEYADSAQSAVEGAVAALVVTDWAEIERLDDELDRMATPVVIDGRNAIDRRDGIVYEGLTW; translated from the coding sequence ATGAACATCAGCATCATCGGGTCGGGATACGTCGGCACCACCGTGGCCGCGTGCTTGGCGGACCTCGGTCACGACGTTACCAACGTCGATATCGACGCGGATATCGTCGAAACCATCAACGCGGGAGATTCGCCCATCGACGAACCGCAACTAGACGGACTCATCGACGAGCACAGCGGTGAGCGTCTTCGGGCGACGACCGACTACGACGCCATCCTCGACACGGAACTCACGTTTCTCACGCTGACGACCCCCAGCAACCCCGATGGAAGTCTCGACACGTCTATCATCGACGCTGCGACCGAGCAACTCGGGGAAACGCTGGCGGCGAAGGACGGCCACCACTCCGTCGTGGTCAAGAGTACGGTCGTTCCGGGCACGACGCGAGAGCAACTGATTCCAATTCTGGAACGGACCTCGGGGGGCGTCGTCGGCGACGAACTCCACGTCGCCACGAATCCCGAGTTCTTGCGAGAGGGGAGTGCCGTCTCGGACTTCTTGGACCCAGACCGAGTCGTCGTCGGCACCAGCGACGACCGCATCCGCGACCAACTGCGGGAGGTCTACTCGCCGCTCGACGGAGTGCCGGGCGAGAAACTGTTCGAGACCGATGTCTCCACTGCGGCGATGATAAAGTATACGAACAACTCCTTCCTCGCCTCGAAAGTGTCGCTGATAAACGACATCGGCAACGTCTGCAAGGAGTTCGGCATCGACACCTACGAAGTGGCCGACGCGCTCAAGCTAGACGACCGGATTTCCGAGCGTTTCCTCCGGAGCGGACTCGGGTGGGGCGGGTCCTGCTTCCCGAAGGACGTCGCCGCGATTACCCACGCCGCCACGGAACGAGGCTATCAGCCAGCGATGCTCGAAGCGGCGGTCGAAGTGAACGACCGCCAGCCTCGGCGTCTGTTGTCGCTGATGGACCGTCACGTCCGCGTCGAGGGGAAACCTGTCGCCGTTCTGGGGTTGTCGTTCAAGCCGGACACGGACGATACGCGAGGCTCTCGGGCCATTCCAGTCATCGACGGCTTGCAAGAACGAGGGGCGAACGTCGTCGCGTACGACCCCGCCGCGACCGAGAACATGCGCGAACACTTCCCGGACATCGAGTACGCAGACAGCGCGCAGTCAGCCGTAGAGGGTGCGGTAGCGGCACTCGTCGTGACCGACTGGGCCGAAATCGAGCGACTCGACGACGAACTCGACCGGATGGCCACTCCTGTCGTGATAGACGGCCGAAACGCGATCGACCGGCGCGACGGCATCGTCTACGAAGGGTTGACGTGGTGA
- a CDS encoding MinD/ParA family ATP-binding protein, with translation MILAVVGGKGGVGKSTVALNLGAELDAVVVDADLGMADLPNARAPDLHDVLAGRADPVEAVQGVGGVHLLPCGRTLAGARASDVTDLASAVEAVAAEYGTVVVDCPAGMAADVGVPLLVAEACVLVTTPRPFALADAVRTRELARELDCGLVAAVLNRVVGDPPTERVRRALGAPVVSIPDDDRVARAQRHGRPVRSLVGEKDGLPAQFATVAEEVRCCR, from the coding sequence GTGATTCTCGCCGTCGTGGGCGGGAAGGGTGGCGTCGGCAAATCGACGGTCGCACTGAACCTCGGCGCGGAATTGGACGCCGTGGTCGTGGACGCCGACCTCGGGATGGCCGACTTGCCGAACGCCAGAGCCCCCGACTTGCACGACGTACTCGCCGGGCGCGCGGACCCGGTCGAAGCGGTTCAGGGGGTCGGCGGAGTTCACCTACTTCCTTGCGGTCGCACGCTCGCCGGAGCGCGCGCCAGCGACGTGACTGACCTCGCAAGTGCAGTCGAAGCAGTAGCGGCGGAGTACGGCACCGTCGTCGTCGATTGCCCGGCAGGGATGGCCGCAGACGTCGGCGTCCCGTTGCTCGTCGCCGAGGCGTGTGTCCTCGTGACGACGCCGCGGCCGTTCGCGCTCGCAGACGCCGTCCGAACGCGCGAGTTGGCCCGCGAACTCGACTGCGGTCTCGTCGCCGCGGTGCTGAACCGTGTCGTCGGCGACCCGCCCACAGAACGAGTCCGGCGTGCGCTCGGTGCCCCGGTCGTTTCGATACCTGACGACGACCGAGTAGCGCGCGCTCAGCGACACGGGCGACCGGTGCGGTCGCTCGTCGGCGAGAAAGACGGTCTCCCTGCGCAGTTCGCTACAGTTGCAGAAGAAGTTCGGTGCTGTCGCTAA
- a CDS encoding alkaline phosphatase family protein, which produces MKVCVVGLDGATWDLLDPWLDELPTLSKFADSMRADLDSCVPPISIPAWKCYATGMSPGDLGVFTFVEPDFERERFTTVSNETFTHREIWDYLGEAGRESAVVNMPSTSPPREIDGSMVAGPFADADDFARPPSLQKRLAADDYTVLPEYYLTRDEDDLDDAVAAAHEKFDVAVELSEDADFVHVTIYVTDTVQHTEWDSAACKEFWKGIDRELGRFVERLGSEWNVVLMSDHGFGRSKGRFYLNTWLEDHGYMSVDDDGFDFGDVAGAVGLDYQTAYAIVNKLRLAGLLRTVFPSELLLRIARQMPGNRKLEGTQDKLDWDGDAIALAPLIYTKDRTVAEEIREGLLAVEDRAGERFIDEVHFGADLWPDCDVRVPDLVVEHTDYVISDVVKPGVTFEYELDGDIIAHHRRTGILSALGPDLGDLDKSNPRLYDVAPTVLDAFDVPVPDEMEGESLGLFGETGERAPVGVRRDEPRRLEHDEGVEQKLKDLGYL; this is translated from the coding sequence GTGAAGGTCTGTGTCGTCGGTCTCGACGGTGCGACGTGGGACCTGCTCGACCCGTGGTTAGACGAGTTGCCCACACTCAGCAAATTTGCCGACTCGATGCGCGCGGACCTCGACAGTTGCGTCCCACCCATCTCGATTCCGGCGTGGAAGTGCTACGCCACCGGGATGTCTCCCGGCGATTTAGGCGTGTTCACGTTCGTGGAACCGGACTTCGAGCGCGAGCGGTTCACCACCGTGAGCAACGAGACGTTCACCCACCGGGAAATCTGGGACTACCTCGGCGAAGCAGGGAGAGAAAGCGCCGTCGTCAACATGCCGAGTACGTCGCCGCCACGGGAAATAGACGGCTCGATGGTCGCCGGACCGTTCGCCGACGCCGACGACTTCGCGCGGCCGCCGTCCTTACAGAAGAGACTCGCCGCGGACGACTACACGGTCCTGCCGGAGTACTACCTGACCCGGGACGAAGACGACTTGGACGACGCCGTCGCGGCCGCCCACGAGAAGTTCGACGTGGCGGTCGAGTTGTCCGAAGACGCCGACTTCGTCCACGTCACGATTTACGTCACCGACACCGTCCAGCACACCGAGTGGGACTCGGCGGCCTGCAAGGAGTTCTGGAAGGGCATCGACCGAGAACTCGGTCGGTTCGTGGAGCGACTCGGCTCCGAGTGGAACGTCGTGCTGATGTCCGACCACGGGTTCGGTCGCTCGAAGGGGCGATTCTACCTGAACACGTGGCTGGAAGACCACGGCTACATGTCGGTGGACGACGACGGCTTCGACTTCGGCGACGTTGCGGGCGCAGTCGGACTGGACTACCAGACCGCGTACGCCATCGTCAACAAACTCCGACTCGCTGGCCTCCTGCGCACCGTCTTCCCGAGCGAGTTGCTCCTGCGAATCGCACGCCAGATGCCGGGCAACCGGAAGTTGGAGGGCACCCAAGACAAACTCGACTGGGACGGCGACGCCATCGCGCTCGCGCCCCTTATTTACACGAAAGACCGCACCGTCGCCGAGGAGATTCGAGAGGGCCTACTCGCCGTCGAAGACAGAGCAGGCGAACGATTCATCGACGAGGTTCACTTCGGCGCGGACCTCTGGCCGGACTGCGACGTGCGGGTGCCGGACCTCGTGGTCGAACACACCGACTACGTCATCAGCGACGTGGTGAAACCCGGCGTCACCTTCGAGTACGAACTCGACGGCGACATCATCGCACACCACCGCCGAACGGGAATTCTGTCCGCACTCGGGCCGGACCTCGGCGACCTCGACAAATCGAACCCCCGACTGTACGACGTTGCGCCGACGGTACTGGACGCCTTCGACGTGCCGGTGCCCGACGAGATGGAAGGCGAGAGCCTCGGCCTGTTCGGAGAGACCGGCGAGCGCGCGCCGGTCGGCGTCCGGCGCGACGAGCCACGCAGACTCGAACACGACGAGGGCGTCGAACAGAAGCTGAAGGACTTGGGCTACCTCTGA
- a CDS encoding AAA family ATPase, which yields MTDSTTALVGATGGAGTTRLAVELGATLARDGRTVAVVDAAFATEGLARHVSGRIDTDLTTLLTDETDSPLDAGLYEQQVSDDVTGELALCPARAAFERMARAKTAGAAERFVTLLADANERFDHVLVDTPPVAANQAVAAITSADRVAVVAPASERGVDALQRTRGRITDVGAAVDSVVANQAEGDSPMRSADAVVPESETTTVENVPASVTDTDSAFAPAIANAAEVVCEVELTLEFEEPGMLDLDTEEYLPDALR from the coding sequence ATGACCGACTCGACTACCGCGCTCGTCGGTGCGACCGGCGGGGCCGGAACAACCCGACTGGCCGTCGAACTGGGGGCGACGCTCGCCCGCGACGGCAGGACCGTCGCCGTCGTAGACGCCGCCTTCGCCACGGAAGGACTCGCACGCCACGTCTCCGGTCGCATCGACACCGACCTGACGACCTTGCTCACGGACGAGACCGATAGTCCGCTGGACGCAGGTCTCTACGAGCAGCAAGTGAGCGACGACGTAACGGGCGAACTCGCGCTCTGTCCGGCCCGCGCGGCGTTCGAACGGATGGCTCGCGCCAAGACCGCGGGCGCGGCCGAGCGATTCGTGACGCTCCTCGCAGACGCCAACGAGCGGTTCGACCACGTTCTCGTGGACACGCCGCCAGTCGCCGCGAATCAAGCTGTCGCGGCGATCACGAGTGCAGACCGCGTTGCAGTCGTCGCGCCCGCCAGTGAGCGTGGCGTTGACGCCCTCCAGCGAACGCGTGGTCGGATTACCGACGTGGGCGCAGCAGTCGATAGCGTCGTCGCCAACCAGGCCGAGGGCGACAGTCCAATGCGAAGTGCCGACGCCGTCGTTCCCGAAAGCGAAACGACGACCGTCGAGAACGTGCCTGCGAGCGTCACCGACACCGACTCGGCGTTCGCGCCAGCGATAGCCAACGCCGCTGAGGTCGTCTGTGAGGTAGAATTGACACTGGAGTTCGAAGAACCGGGGATGCTCGACCTCGATACCGAGGAGTATCTACCGGACGCGCTACGCTGA
- a CDS encoding transcription initiation factor IIB translates to MSKAHTTPTCPECDGRLTPDRQETVCTDCGLVVAEDRIDRGPEWRSFAEDEGESERTGAPLTRSRHDRGLTTEIGHGNDRRLTGRKRRRVARMRREHDRARISSKKERNQVYAFTEIRRLVGALDLPRNIRDRACVLFESAQDEDLLRGRSLEGFSAAVVYATCRTDSVSRTLEEVLEVARSDRSELKTAYDALNRELGLPTGPIDPREYLPRFATQLDLPVEVENEASELVERGREQNLVGGRDPSGFAAACLYAAACETAHQVTQKAAADVADVTPVTLRSTYYDLEG, encoded by the coding sequence ATGAGCAAAGCACACACGACGCCGACCTGTCCGGAATGTGACGGCCGACTGACTCCCGACCGCCAAGAGACCGTCTGCACCGACTGCGGCCTCGTCGTCGCCGAGGACCGTATCGACCGCGGGCCGGAGTGGCGGTCGTTCGCCGAGGACGAAGGCGAGAGCGAGCGTACTGGCGCACCGTTGACGCGCTCGCGCCACGACCGCGGCCTGACGACCGAAATCGGCCACGGCAACGACCGCAGACTGACTGGGCGCAAGCGTCGACGCGTGGCACGGATGCGCCGCGAACACGACCGCGCGCGGATCTCCTCGAAGAAAGAGCGCAATCAGGTGTACGCGTTCACCGAGATTCGGCGCCTCGTCGGTGCGCTCGACCTGCCGCGGAACATCCGGGACCGCGCCTGCGTCCTCTTCGAATCGGCCCAAGACGAAGACCTGCTCCGTGGGCGCTCGCTGGAAGGATTCTCGGCGGCCGTCGTCTACGCCACTTGTCGTACTGACTCCGTCTCGCGCACGCTCGAAGAGGTGCTGGAAGTCGCTCGCTCCGACCGGAGCGAGTTGAAGACCGCCTACGACGCGCTGAATCGTGAGTTGGGACTGCCGACCGGTCCCATCGACCCACGGGAGTATCTGCCCCGGTTCGCCACGCAACTCGACCTGCCGGTCGAAGTCGAGAACGAAGCGAGCGAGTTGGTCGAAAGAGGACGGGAACAGAACCTGGTCGGCGGCCGCGACCCGAGCGGGTTCGCCGCCGCCTGTCTGTACGCCGCTGCGTGCGAGACTGCCCACCAAGTCACTCAAAAGGCTGCCGCCGACGTGGCCGACGTGACGCCCGTGACGCTCCGCTCGACGTACTACGACCTCGAAGGGTAA
- a CDS encoding DUF7855 family protein, whose product MLLVVTYSREARQTLRNVCNTHEESVVQRFGRAALFEATELGAFLALRLREKHDADVQIERTVPFNEFETVGDDVRTAAREYESRDQPSTSYAKFAAGTDCPDPEAMADREL is encoded by the coding sequence GTGCTGCTGGTCGTTACGTACTCTCGGGAAGCGCGCCAGACGCTTCGAAACGTCTGTAACACCCACGAGGAGTCGGTCGTTCAGCGATTCGGTCGCGCGGCGCTGTTCGAGGCGACCGAACTCGGCGCGTTCCTCGCGCTTCGACTGCGCGAGAAGCACGACGCCGACGTGCAGATAGAGCGCACCGTCCCGTTCAACGAGTTCGAGACGGTCGGGGACGACGTTCGAACGGCCGCCCGCGAGTACGAGAGCCGCGACCAGCCGAGTACGTCCTACGCGAAGTTCGCGGCCGGAACCGACTGCCCCGACCCCGAGGCGATGGCCGACCGAGAGCTATGA
- a CDS encoding DUF7504 family protein has protein sequence MQTKGHNGGGSFRDDVERGASVLLLAPSLHESTDSACLDLLSLDDPDEENLLWVTYTRSPDSCVQDWLGHAGERPDNMRFVSVGETTRSASAVSGSGGASPPGGDLVETLSSPGDLTGLGIKLSEILKEWSANDNHTVCCFHSLTALLQYADLQTVYKFLHVLTGRFEATEVTAHFHLDPDACDTQTVSTLTSLFDTVVEFDDGDWVVRSR, from the coding sequence ATGCAAACGAAGGGTCACAACGGAGGCGGTTCGTTTCGAGACGACGTAGAGCGCGGGGCTTCTGTTCTGCTGCTCGCTCCATCGCTCCACGAGTCTACCGATAGCGCCTGCCTCGACCTGCTTTCTCTCGACGACCCGGACGAGGAGAATCTGCTCTGGGTGACGTACACGCGTTCGCCCGACTCCTGCGTCCAAGATTGGCTCGGCCACGCGGGCGAACGCCCAGACAACATGCGCTTCGTCAGTGTCGGCGAGACGACGCGTTCTGCGTCGGCCGTCTCCGGTAGCGGTGGCGCGTCGCCGCCCGGCGGCGACCTCGTCGAGACGCTGTCGAGTCCCGGCGACCTCACCGGTCTCGGTATCAAACTGAGCGAGATCCTCAAAGAGTGGAGCGCGAACGACAACCACACGGTCTGTTGTTTCCACTCGTTGACCGCGCTGTTGCAGTACGCCGACCTCCAGACGGTCTACAAGTTCCTCCACGTGTTGACCGGTCGCTTCGAAGCGACGGAAGTAACGGCGCACTTCCACCTCGACCCCGACGCCTGCGACACCCAGACGGTCAGCACGCTCACGTCGCTGTTCGACACGGTCGTCGAGTTCGACGACGGGGACTGGGTCGTTCGGTCCCGATGA
- a CDS encoding DUF7857 domain-containing protein → MVNLDWRVETSEGVTLAELLVRNSASVARRVRIGNRLDGPVWPPRHEGVSEAGWDDGGFEGVVPAGERLALGYASPAPAAEPPAEVVWSERAASEGRAGERAQEARSPDDSHTKRVTSVSAATTPSGVVRALGDGRPPADAVPVSVSSEETASEPALPGPVESWFAAVERRAERAASLANGTPEVGRLETDRQQLLAVARRAEQLATRVASTPNTRGDDRRTQ, encoded by the coding sequence ATGGTGAACCTCGACTGGCGAGTCGAAACCTCCGAAGGAGTGACGCTCGCCGAACTGCTGGTTCGAAACTCCGCGAGTGTCGCTCGACGCGTCCGAATCGGCAACCGTCTCGACGGCCCGGTGTGGCCGCCCAGACACGAGGGCGTCTCCGAGGCCGGGTGGGACGACGGCGGTTTCGAGGGCGTCGTCCCTGCTGGCGAGCGACTCGCACTCGGCTACGCGAGTCCTGCGCCAGCAGCCGAACCCCCCGCAGAAGTCGTCTGGAGCGAGCGTGCAGCGAGCGAGGGCCGAGCAGGAGAGCGCGCGCAGGAGGCGCGCTCTCCTGACGACTCGCATACGAAGAGAGTGACGAGCGTGAGCGCCGCGACGACGCCGTCCGGCGTCGTCCGCGCGCTGGGAGACGGTCGCCCGCCAGCCGACGCCGTGCCTGTGTCCGTCTCTTCCGAAGAAACAGCATCCGAACCAGCACTCCCCGGCCCCGTCGAGTCGTGGTTCGCCGCAGTCGAGCGGCGCGCGGAGCGCGCCGCGTCGCTCGCGAATGGGACTCCCGAAGTCGGTCGCCTCGAAACCGACCGCCAGCAACTGCTCGCGGTCGCACGTCGCGCCGAACAGTTGGCGACGCGTGTCGCCAGCACGCCAAACACTCGGGGCGACGACCGGAGGACGCAGTGA
- a CDS encoding DUF7854 family protein — MDRISALRNIEDALAEFESGEVDLQTTRQRVSNVLQTYATEFEDDQLAAYRAVGEESANGLVVVASSHSQARSRVKNLLDAENVEFDLEQLG; from the coding sequence ATGGACCGAATCTCCGCCCTCCGGAACATCGAGGACGCACTCGCCGAATTCGAGTCCGGCGAGGTTGACCTCCAGACGACCCGACAGCGCGTCTCGAACGTCTTGCAGACCTACGCGACGGAATTCGAGGACGACCAGTTGGCGGCCTACCGCGCGGTTGGGGAGGAAAGTGCCAACGGACTGGTGGTCGTCGCGTCCTCGCACTCGCAGGCCAGAAGTAGAGTGAAGAACCTTCTCGACGCCGAAAACGTCGAATTCGACCTCGAACAGCTAGGATAG
- a CDS encoding DUF7856 family protein — translation MKLRFEGRTWAGSAIDFRGAETTVSPETVFEAIRDGEDERVTCPEPRPIHGHVGLVVPDIEFDRTDALSAAARSRGSHAPVDDELRAVRERLEALSPASINLRSARRRVADASGAESELRERVASLQGRVRALRDTGGDPTTAEAELATATGELAEAETERIAAEQALATAREQARESRENRRERLRLQDRERNLRREARAHLAEQLRSEFDAALDRFSDEDSTAQALAVLHVADVRAPVVVACETRFESVESAADWLDAPVVRV, via the coding sequence ATGAAACTGCGATTCGAAGGACGGACGTGGGCGGGCAGTGCCATCGACTTTCGTGGCGCAGAAACAACGGTCTCTCCAGAAACCGTCTTCGAGGCGATTCGAGACGGCGAGGACGAGCGGGTGACCTGCCCGGAACCGCGGCCAATCCACGGTCACGTGGGTCTCGTCGTGCCCGATATCGAGTTCGACCGCACCGACGCGCTCTCGGCCGCCGCTCGCTCACGTGGCTCCCACGCGCCAGTGGACGACGAACTGCGGGCCGTCCGCGAGCGACTCGAAGCCCTGTCTCCTGCGTCTATCAACCTCCGAAGTGCCCGACGCCGTGTCGCTGACGCCAGCGGTGCGGAGTCAGAACTCCGCGAGCGCGTGGCCTCGCTTCAGGGGAGGGTCCGCGCACTGCGGGACACCGGCGGCGACCCGACAACCGCCGAAGCGGAACTGGCAACGGCGACGGGAGAACTCGCAGAAGCCGAAACCGAACGCATCGCCGCAGAGCAAGCGTTGGCGACCGCCCGCGAACAGGCCCGCGAGAGCCGCGAGAACCGGCGGGAACGACTCCGCTTGCAGGACCGCGAACGCAACCTCAGACGTGAGGCTCGCGCTCACCTCGCCGAGCAGTTGCGCTCGGAGTTCGACGCCGCGCTCGACCGATTTTCAGACGAAGATTCGACCGCACAAGCCCTCGCAGTACTTCACGTCGCCGACGTACGAGCGCCCGTCGTGGTGGCTTGCGAGACTCGCTTCGAGAGCGTCGAATCCGCTGCCGACTGGCTGGACGCGCCCGTCGTTCGGGTCTGA
- a CDS encoding DUF7858 family protein: MTLSDIADGLEVTTEQCDRGVATVDDTGSDLRERLDSFEAELPCDVDAAATIVDAHTSGRAIGDGARAAGVAPITAAKVLHLLGCEGISPLTPRAREILRDWLSADLSRSDALALTDASETEFALATFVETHDPIPGASDALEGALAPEGDAAVRKQEVLSGTMSSPGDLL, encoded by the coding sequence ATGACGCTCTCGGACATCGCCGACGGGTTGGAGGTGACGACTGAGCAGTGCGACCGCGGCGTCGCCACTGTGGACGACACGGGGAGCGACCTCCGGGAGCGACTCGATTCCTTCGAGGCGGAGTTGCCCTGCGACGTGGACGCGGCCGCGACAATCGTGGACGCCCACACGTCCGGCCGGGCTATCGGCGACGGAGCACGAGCGGCGGGTGTCGCACCGATAACGGCCGCCAAAGTGCTTCACCTGCTCGGCTGTGAGGGCATCTCGCCGCTGACGCCGCGCGCCCGCGAGATTCTGCGCGACTGGCTGTCGGCGGACCTCTCGCGCTCGGACGCCCTCGCGCTCACCGACGCGTCCGAGACGGAGTTCGCGTTGGCGACGTTCGTCGAGACTCACGACCCGATTCCCGGCGCGAGCGACGCGCTGGAAGGCGCGCTCGCGCCCGAGGGCGACGCCGCCGTTCGGAAGCAGGAGGTTCTGAGCGGGACGATGAGTTCGCCCGGCGACTTGCTGTAA